A genomic region of Cyprinus carpio isolate SPL01 chromosome B13, ASM1834038v1, whole genome shotgun sequence contains the following coding sequences:
- the LOC122139349 gene encoding epidermal retinol dehydrogenase 2-like: MFVQMSPILPIDSHTDYCASKFAAVGFAESVALEMIAAGKEGIKTTIVCPYFINTGMFGGCGTKWPRLMPILEPDYVAKRIVSAILTDQVYVLLPRSLYFLMALKGAHDMRKMMSLN, encoded by the exons ATGTTTGTACAAATGTCTCCTATTTTGCCCATTGATTCCCACACAGATTATTGTGCAAGCAAGTTTGCTGCCGTGGGTTTTGCCGAGTCTGTGGCCCTTGAGATGATAGCTGCGGGGAAGGAAGGAATCAAAACCACAATCGTCTGCCCATACTTCATCAACACAGGCATGTTTGGTGGCTGTGGGACAAA GTGGCCCCGACTAATGCCCATATTGGAGCCAGACTATGTTGCTAAGAGGATTGTCAGTGCCATTCTAACAGACCAAGTTTATGTTTTACTTCCAAGGTCCTTATACTTTTTAATGGCTTTAAAAGG GGCCCATGACATGCGGAAAATGATGTCCctgaattaa